GGGAAGGGAGACGGGGGAGTCAGCTCATGGGGCTTCATTCTAGCACTTATAACTTATTACTCCTACTACGTGTAGTACTTTATTACAGTACATGATTGGGAGCATGAAAGTGAAAGAAAGATAAGGAGTATAGGCAGGACAATTGCACAACTGGCGATGATGCAAACCAATTGATTTCGCTAGCTTAGCTTGGCCCcccggcatgcatgcatgcatgtccaaCACCTAGCATAGTAGAGTAGTAAGTAGTATATGCATCTTGACGCCCGCACACAAACAAGGAGCGTGCGTGCATTGCATCGCTATGTCCTCTATAGCTGCTATTATGACAAAAGCTGCATCATCAAAGGCATCTTTCTACTCATTTCATCTCCATCATTCACCTTCTCGCCCTTTCTATGCAATGCAGACTTCCATTCCAACAAGCCAACAGCCCAGGTCAGGTGACCATCACGCACTTGCGATCAACAAGTAGATTAGATAAGGAGGAACATTTGTCAACATTGACAGCCCTCTTGATTAATATGGCACCGCCTATTCCTTTTCAACTCGTCCTTACACCAAACCAAAACACACTACTAGTAGTTGCCAGTAACACGTGACGGTGCAACCTAATACATGCTAAAATGCATATTACAGCTGCATAAAGCCCCAGGCGACACCATCAACATGGCCTAGAGACTCAGTGGGGAGACATGACCAGGTCATGGAAGGGTAGATCCAGAATGAGCAAAAGATCATATGGGGCGTGAAAAACAGATCAACACACCTGTAAAGGCACAATCTATATTTATGTGGCCAATACTCTGGGCCTATATGTAGTTTACCTATGCCATACAATGCTCATTGCTGGTAGTCCCTACAGGCATAAGGCAGCCATAGCATGTGAGGCAAAGCGCATCCATCAACGCCCCTTGCCTTTGGTAGCTTGTGCTCAAGCCAATGCCAATAAACCAATAAGACGTTTTGATCCCAAGCACTGACTGAGGTAACTGATATTCAATCAGAAGCGAGACAAAATGAGGCAGGCAAAACAGAGTAACCCTTGGCTTCTTAAAAGTAAATTCTTGGACCAACAGACACCATCAACTCAACTCCATTAACTACTAAGCAGAGCAAGTACATACGTACGGCAGTGACAAAAACATATGAGTAAAAACCAGGAACAAGAAGAGGTTCACATGGACATGAGCTTCAGGCCATTGTCAGGCATCCCCATTCCAGCAGCAAGCTCTGCATCAAGTTGAGTATGTGGGGCTGGCCCTGACATTTGCTTGATCCTACAAGTATCGCAAAGTCATTATTAGATATAGCATAGTAGATTGAACCGTATCACTTTGCACAAAGAAAGAAATGTTTCTGtagcacatactccctctggtttCACAATTCTTGATGTTTTGTGTAAGGCTGAGGTCAAGCTTTTATAACTTTAATAGTATTTGGTTTAAAGccactagaacaacatatatagatttttcttaaaattactataataaaagtaaaaatgtatttatttagtgtatatattataatagaaaatcatAGTCTAGGATATATTTTGGAGACTGTGTCATTGTTcaaaacgtcaagaattatggaaccggaggggATAATTAACTAGTATTTTAACTTTCAAGCTCAAAGTTACAGAGCTGAAGACCAACTATCTACACTGATGTAGTGATATATACGATGTAATTATAAGTACTTTTGAATACGGATCTAATAAATTTAATTGTGTCACAAAACATTATATCCTAATAGAGTAATTGTTAGTCAAAGTCTTGtcctaacaaaacaaatattttgaaaccgAAGGAGTAATAGATAGGTACAGCGAAGTAGATTGAACAACTTCAGTAGATTAAGCTGCATAGTAGTACCACAACAGAGACCTTTTCTATACCACATAATTATTAAGCTGGTGTTTTAACTTTCAAGCTCAAAGTTATAGAACTGAAGACCATCTAGCTACACGGATATAAATGATATGTACTAGCTGCATCCAAAACAAAAGGACTTTCGTCTTCTGTAAAATTTGTCAAAAGTTGGTACTTGCAGCTTGTTACATTATATGCTCTAGGCAATTGCGTTTACCAAACAACAAAAAATTGTTGCTGAACAACAAAACGTGTGCATGTATacattattgaaacaaagtacTATCTCGTCAAAACTGTAGAAGACAACCTAGAGCAGAATATTTTTTCTGTTTAGCTCCAATGTCATGAAATGCAATAAGGAATAGAGATGCTTGTGACCATAAAATTTAAGAAGTTAGTATGTTTTCAGTAACCATGATGGAGGTAATATATATTGACACCCTACAATGTCATGAcaccatataatatatattagcTCCATGACATGCAGTGCAGTAAGGGTCTGTGATGCTGGAATGTGGCAGGTTACCAATATGTATTCTTCTTAGAAGAGAGATTTAAAAGTAGCAAGGACAAGGCGATCACCTTTTCTTGTGGCGCTTTGAGCGGTAGTGCTCCTCCTTGACACTCTCACTTGCAAAGTAGCGACTGCAGGCGACAACCAACATAGCAAGCATGCATTATATGATTGGTATCAGAAATAAACGGCGAGAGTTGAACATATTATTTGATTGATAAGGGTTGCAGGCATTGCAAGAATCAACGAGACTAAATTATTGGTTTATCACAGGAGTTACAGTTCAATTCAATTAAAGGCAGCGTGCAAACTACGAGAATCAGTGGTTATATTCGACGTGTAAATGTtcgtcaatatatatatatagagagagttcGTTGCAGGAAGCAAAGGCGTATTCCTAGTTGGAGATTCGATATAAAGGGGGGCAGAGCAGGGACAGTAGAGAGGGGGCACATACTCGCAGTGGAGGCAGTAGAACTGTCCCATACCGGGGAGGTCCTCGTCGACGGGGAGCTGGGTAGCGTCGGCGTCCttgccggcgtcggcgagcttGACCAGCTCGTCGTAGACGGCGTCGTCGGCCTTGACGAGGAACTTGCCTCGGCGGGCCGTCTTGTGCGAGAGGCGGCGCTTCTTGACCTTGCGGTGCGGGCACTTGCCTCCCATctgagcggcggaggcggaggcggcggcggcggggagggggagcagCAAACCCTAGACCCGGAGAAGAGgggcggaggaagacgaaggaGTCGAATGACCAAGTAATAAAGCCCAACTACATAGTCCAGTACATAACACTCTTGTCTTGTGACAACAATGGGAAGCCCATCAGGCCCATGATGAAGTAATGCACGACGGCAGCCACTTAGACCTAGACTTGGGCAGCacaaaagtacaccgaaggtccctcaacttgtcatcaaagatacaaaatcatccccaacCGTAAAACAAGATAATATGGCATCCCTCAACTCACAAAACCATTCATTTTAAGTCCTTatgtggttttgaccccggttttatccgacatGACGGCTAAGTCAGCGTGAGACCAACATGTGCCCCATGTGTTGGGATGCCAAGGCAGCAcactctctcttcccctcctctccctccccccctctctctctctctcacacacgcACACATTTCTCCTCTCAAGGAGCACGGCTGGTAGGGGAGGAGTGCTGGCATGGTGggcgcgccggcgaggaaggagCGCGGTTGAGAGGAGGGCAAGCGTGATGGGCGACGGTCGGCGACGCGGAGCACGATGACGACTCGGGGCCCCTCCCATTAGCCCTATCCCTGCCACCGATCGCCCATCGCGCCCCCCGCCTCTCTGCTCTGCATGCGCCTGTAGCCGCCGATGACGACGAGGCCGAGCGGCGCGGAGTCATCGGCGCCGTCGCTCCCAATCCGCAGCCgcctgccaccaccgcctctctGTCACCGTGCttgcccgccgacgccgctgctcCGCCCCTACGCTtgctcgtcgccgccaccgccgcttcaCTTGCTATGGCCGCCTTTCTGGTGCGGTGGTGGCTCCTTCCCTAGCGGCGGCAGTCCCGCCTCGCCCCGCACCCTCCTCTCCTGCCTCACcctgccggcctcctccccacccatcGGCCAGCCTATGCAGAGAAGTGAgacagagagaagggagagaataGAGGAAAGAGAGATGGTGTTGGCGTGgacaccctgacatgtggggccacatggatcccacgctgactcagccgccatgtCAGACAAAatggggtcaaaaccaccgaaggatctaaagttaacagttttgtaagttgagggaagtcatatatttggttttgtaattgagggacgattttgtaactcgatgacaagttgaggatgacaagttgagggactttcggtgtactttttccacttGGGCAACTTTATCTGGAGGAAAACGTCCATATTCACTCCCTCAAATATAACCGAATTTAGTTCGCATCCCTCGACCTATCACCTGCTTCAATTATGAAAACCAGTATTTTGCCTCCTCGAATGGTTTTGAAGATAGTTTTATCATACATGGCGCTTATAAGTCAATATAGTTAACGGTTTTGTCTGATGAAAGGCGATAAAAAGAGAGGAACGGTTATGCCACTGGCATGTTGGtcgcattttttttatttttctctggCTGTATTGCCACTTATACGCCATTTTGGATGAAGACTATATCAAGATGTTACGAATATGC
The Oryza glaberrima chromosome 8, OglaRS2, whole genome shotgun sequence DNA segment above includes these coding regions:
- the LOC127781819 gene encoding uncharacterized protein LOC127781819; translated protein: MGGKCPHRKVKKRRLSHKTARRGKFLVKADDAVYDELVKLADAGKDADATQLPVDEDLPGMGQFYCLHCDRYFASESVKEEHYRSKRHKKRIKQMSGPAPHTQLDAELAAGMGMPDNGLKLMSM